In Nostoc sp. UHCC 0926, a single genomic region encodes these proteins:
- a CDS encoding Vgb family protein, whose product MRFFNFCYISLPLISFALLGWIAPRANAALLVGSYNNNSVLRYDEKTGEFIDDFVPSGSGGLKGATGLTIGPDKNLYVSSILSGSVQRYDGKTGNFISTFVPSLSGGLDTPEDLVFGPDSNLYVTSINSRTSNSVLRYNGKTGAFIDTFVPSGSGGLSAPFSLSFGSDGNLYVSSSLTDSVLRYNGQTGAFIDTFATEEKGSEAGGLTFGPDGNLYVANFKANNISRFNGKTGAFIDTFVPAGSGGLNDPVKPIFGTDGNLYVSGLNSNNVLRYDGKTGAFLDTFVPAGTGGLNGAGFLAFTEDSTVVPEPRMGLAVLALGAMLGASKVLSRKQKATS is encoded by the coding sequence ATGAGATTTTTCAACTTTTGTTATATCAGCCTCCCACTAATAAGCTTTGCATTACTAGGGTGGATAGCCCCAAGAGCTAATGCAGCGCTTTTAGTCGGGAGTTATAATAATAACTCCGTTCTGCGCTACGACGAAAAAACGGGAGAATTCATTGATGACTTCGTTCCTTCAGGTAGTGGCGGACTAAAGGGAGCAACTGGTTTAACTATTGGACCCGATAAAAATCTGTATGTTAGTAGTATTTTGAGCGGTAGCGTCCAACGTTACGACGGAAAAACAGGAAATTTCATTAGTACCTTTGTTCCTTCTCTTAGTGGTGGACTAGATACACCTGAAGACTTGGTTTTTGGGCCTGACAGCAACCTCTACGTTACCAGTATTAACAGCCGCACTAGTAATAGTGTTCTACGCTATAACGGGAAAACAGGAGCTTTTATTGACACTTTTGTCCCTTCAGGTAGCGGCGGACTCAGTGCACCTTTTAGTTTGAGCTTTGGTTCAGACGGGAACCTCTACGTTAGTAGTAGTCTGACTGATAGTGTCTTAAGGTACAATGGGCAAACAGGAGCTTTTATCGATACTTTTGCTACAGAAGAAAAAGGGTCAGAAGCTGGTGGCTTGACCTTTGGCCCAGACGGCAATCTCTACGTTGCTAACTTTAAAGCTAACAATATTTCGCGCTTTAACGGTAAGACAGGAGCCTTTATCGACACTTTTGTCCCAGCTGGCAGTGGTGGACTCAATGATCCTGTCAAGCCAATCTTCGGTACCGACGGCAACCTCTACGTTAGTGGTTTAAATAGTAACAATGTGTTGCGTTACGACGGCAAGACAGGAGCTTTTCTTGACACCTTTGTTCCTGCCGGTACAGGTGGGTTGAATGGGGCTGGCTTTTTAGCTTTCACTGAAGATAGCACTGTTGTTCCTGAACCTAGAATGGGGCTAGCTGTGTTGGCACTTGGTGCTATGCTAGGAGCAAGCAAGGTACTTAGCCGTAAGCAGAAAGCCACATCATAA
- the tnpA gene encoding IS200/IS605 family transposase — protein sequence MKILSSSHAKHCLGYQIIFCPKYRNQVLEGAIEVELKRILGETCQTYGWTLHVIEIMPDHVHVFVQADHTTAPVEIAKTMKSISAVHIFSTFKDLKKRRFWGSGLWSDGTFYSSVGGASEEAVNQYIATQKQRG from the coding sequence ATGAAAATATTGTCTTCCTCTCATGCTAAACACTGTCTTGGTTACCAGATCATATTTTGCCCAAAGTACCGTAATCAGGTTCTTGAAGGAGCAATAGAGGTAGAACTAAAACGAATTCTTGGTGAAACTTGCCAAACTTACGGATGGACACTTCATGTGATTGAGATAATGCCCGACCATGTTCATGTATTTGTACAGGCAGACCATACAACAGCACCAGTAGAGATTGCTAAAACAATGAAATCAATCTCTGCCGTGCATATATTCAGCACATTTAAGGATTTGAAAAAGCGTAGATTTTGGGGTTCTGGGTTGTGGAGCGATGGGACATTCTACTCGTCTGTCGGTGGTGCGTCAGAGGAGGCAGTCAACCAATATATTGCAACTCAGAAACAACGCGGATAA